Genomic segment of Strix uralensis isolate ZFMK-TIS-50842 chromosome 14, bStrUra1, whole genome shotgun sequence:
CTGAGAGCTGTTTCAGAATGTCTCAGTGCTGGCCCAGGTCCCCACCACAGCCCTGGATGGGAGACGAGGCTGATCTGCCCCGAGAGGGAATTTTGCAATGCTCCTTGAACTGATCTGACCCCCACTTcatcccctccccatccccaggacTTGGAGCAGCCGCCAAACGAGGATGCCAAcctgctgccccagctgcagcagctggagagcacGCTGAGCGGCTGCGCCAAAGAGGCCAGCAAGGACCAGGTCTTCGTGCGCATGGGCTACATGGCCTCCGAGCTCAAGCGCCTGGCCTCCAAGGTGCACAAGAACGAGCAGAGAACATCGTTCCTGCAGGTGAGCAAGGGCTGGCTgggcttttcccttttttgtttttcctttttcccaccAAGCCCTTTCTGTCCACCCCAAGAGAGACACCTACCTCCATGCCCAGGCTTGGTGGGAGGTGGGTGGCCAGGCAGGCTCCTGGGGCTGGCTATGCTCCTCATGCTCCTGGTGTTCACCCCCCAGACGCTGTGTGAGACGCTGCACAGTGAGAACAAGGAGCTGCGTACCAAGCTGGAGAGGGACCTGGAGCAGAGAAACCAGGCGCTGGAGAAGCTCAGGTGAGGgtgggcagtggggagggggacGTGGCTGCCCTGGGTGCTTCTTCCCACTGACCCGTCCCTCCCTGCCCGCAGGTGTGAGAACCAGGAGCTCCGGAGGATGGTGACACTGAGCAGCCAGGACAGCGGGAAGAGGGAAGCTGCCGAGCAGCAGCAGGTGAGGAGGCAGCATCGCCCTTGGAGAGGGCTGGGAAGGAGGCGGGGAGCCTGCTGACACATCAGCAAAGGTGGCCTCATTTTAATCGAGCCCCCAGTTTGTTCCAGTATGACCAGCAGGACTTCTCAGGGTCTGAAGGGGATGGGGGAGGCCGTGGGAGGGGAATTGGCTCGAGTTTAGCTGGCCTTGGGCACAGCCTCCGCAAAAGCCCTGAGGGTCCCCCCGTGCGCGTCCAGCAGAGCGGGGCCACGGTGGAGAAGGCGCCGGGCAGAGGAGAGCTGGAGGCCAAGGAGAAGAAGGTGAAGATCCTGGAGCACCAGCGCCGGGAGGTGAGGACCAGGCTGGGAGGGAGGCACCACCAAGGAACGGGGGGAGCGGGCAGTGGGGACACGTGGCTGGGACAGCACGGGGAGACTGGGGCAGGGCTGCGGAGCCGCAGGGAAGCGCTGCTGGAGTCAGGTTCTCCATCCAGCTGGTCCCTGAGGTGCTTTTGTgatggggggctgctggggactGCCATGGCTGGCTTGGGGCAGGGATTGGGCTCCTGTTCAGCCACCCATCTCTCCCCGCAGCTGCTGGAGGTGAATAAGCAATGGGATCAGCATTTCCGAGCCATGAAGCAGAAGTATGAGCAGAAGGTAGGGCTGGGTGCTTGGGGGGCACATCTCTGCTGGGTGCTAACTGGGGGGACTTGAAGGCAACTGGGTGCAGGGGAAGGTTTTGGGGCTGCCTGCTCCTCCTTCACCTCCCTAGTGTGGGTCCTTCCAGGCAGGCCAACATCCCCGCTCCCTCCTGGCAGGTCACGGACCTGCACCAGGAGCTGGCCGAGGCCCGCAGGGCACTGACTGAGCTGGAGTCGGAGAGAGAGCAAAAGCAACGGGATTTTGACCGCAAGCTACTTCTGGCCAAGTCCCGGATTGAAACGGAGGAGGCGAGTCCCTTGGGAAGGGTGGTGGGGAGCTGCTGGCCCTATTGCCCTGCCCTGGCTGATCTCTCCCACCGGGGTCCTGCAGGCGGAGAAGGAGAGGCTGGCCATGGAGGTGAGGGACCTGCAGCAGAGGATGCGgttcctgcaggagcagctggcCCCGGTCACCAGGCAGCGGGAATACCAGGAAAAGGAGATCCAGAGGCTGAACAAGGTGGGGGCCAGGGCACAACCCCTCCTTGCAAAATGTGTTTTATGTTCTCCAGCCTCTTCTCTCTCAAACCCAAAACTGACCCTAATCAAccccctcctgcccagctcttTGCCCAGGCAGGAGCTTGTGCCAGACGATGCCCACCACATTCCTCTAGGCTCCCAGGAAGGGAGGTCTGGGGGAGATCTGTAGTCCCTCTTGCTCTTGCCTAGTTGTACCCACTTCCCATGCTGAGCACATGCCCATGGTCCTCCGGAGATATCACGGGCACAGCACCTCACTCTgacccccctccctgctcctcctcttcttctctagGCGCTAGAGGAGGCCCTGAACGTCCAGGCCTCTCCACCACCCATCTTTGCCAGCACCATGGAGCCAGTGGGGAAGGTGCCGCAGCAGGAGCTGCTGACCCAGAATGAGCTACTCAAGCAGCAGGTAGGGCAGGACACGGAGCCactggaggcagggagggagctaCATGTCCTGGACCTCCCCGGCAAAGGCCCACTATGGCCAGGAGGAGCCCAGCAGCTGTGGCGGGTGTCAGTGCGAGATCTCAGCATCCTCCAGGCCTTCAGCAGAAAGGACCACAGCCGTGGGCTGTTGTGTCAGCTGACGTGCCTGGGGCTTGGTGTACCTGGTGGGGTCATGGATGGCAACACAGCGATGGGGGTTGCTTGGGGGAGGTGTCTGCCCTCAGTCAGGTGCACCcacatccctccctcctgccaggtgAAAATTTTTGAGGAGGATTTCCAGCGTGAGCGGAGTGACAGGGAAAGGATGAAtgaggagaaggaagagctgaagcagcagctggaaaagctGCAGAAGCAGTTGGTCCTCTCCAACAACCAGGTGAGCAGCGCTGGGTGCCACCAGCATTCTAGGAGCCCCATGTCCACCCTGGGTGTGTCAGAGGTGGTCATCCCAGTGTCACAGCCCCCGTACCCAtctcagagcagggacagaaagGCCAGAGCagtggttttgctgctgctggtccCTGCCAGAGCATCTCCTTTCACTTGTCTCTTCCTTCTGCCCCTCTCCTGGGGATCTGATGGGGGGAGCAGTGCAGACATTCTTGCAGGGCACTGCAGCAACCCTCACCCACAGACACAGGGAGTGCGGGGTGGGCTCTGCACTAACCCCCCCCTTACTCCCAGCTGCGAGCCTCCAAGGACGACTGccagagggagaaggaggagaaggagaagctgaagaagctgctgaaACAGCACAAACAGGTGGGAATGGGGGAAAATCCCTTCTTGGGCAGAGGGCCTGGGTGCTGCAGGCCTGGCCCCAGCCCCTCGTCTCCTGTTGGAGGGGCAGCTCCCAGCCGGGTGATGGGTGGTGGTGGGCGGCCACCCTTGGGGATCTCCCCAGCATCATCCCCGACTCCTCGCAGGCTTCAGGAGAGAGGCTGCACCCTGAGCCGCTGCCGGGGCCACtgggccctgcctgccccatgtACCAGTACCAGTACAGTCCCCCTGTGGCTCACCCCATGTACCACGGCTTCGACGAGTGGCAGCAGATCCGATACCCGCCAGCGATGCCAGGCGAGCACACACCAGGACAAAACTTCCACCATTTTCCCCCGGTGAGTGTCTACCTGTGCCAGCACGACAGGGAGCAGAGGGTCCCATGTGAGCGGGTCTGGGGCTCGCTGCTGAGCAATCGCGGGCTCCTCCAGGGCCACTGACTCACCGAGCAGGGAGCTCAGCACACGTGTCCTGTTGCCACGTGAATGCTCagccctcttccttccctcctcctccttctcctcctcctcctcctcctcctcacgccCTGGTGATCAAACAGGGAGCGCAGCCTCATAATTCACATCCCTGGTAATTTGCTGTGTCTGTTCCATCTGCAGCCCGAGTACCCGTGGCGCCCGCCCTGTGCCATGGCTCGCAGCCAGAATGCCCAAGCGGTGGCCGGGGTGAAACCAGTCCCCAAGGACTTGGGTAAGGCTCGGACCCTCGGTGAGGGGAGTGCCCCTGGCCTTCGCCCTGAGACCTGGGTGGTTGGATGAACACtttggggagggatggggggacagcTTGCCAGTCAGTGGCCATTTCCCTTCAGCCCCCACCTCTGATCAGCCGAGGGGATGATTCTGCTGCAGGGTTGGTCCCTGTCACATCCCCCCAGCGTGTGAAGACAGACGTGAGCCTGAGCCCTGGCACCCTGTGGGGTTATGGCAGTCGGTGCTCGGGGATAACAGCCATCCCATGGCAGGCATCTCTCCCATGGGGCTCATCTGGGCACGAAGAGCTGTGCTCACCCCGTGCCGCCCCTCTCTTGTGTCTCAGAACAGGCAGGTCCCGGATTACCCTAATGCCAAGGACCGGCTGCGCTGCCATACCAGCAGAAGAGGAatagggtgtgtgtgtgtgcccgtgtGTATATATCTAGGAGCTTCCTCCGGCTGCCTACCCCTGTGCGCAGACATGCAGTGGACATGGCCGCACCTGTGGCCTGGAGCAGCTTGGCAGCTCATCCCCACGAGGAAAGTGTGAAGGAGGGATCGGAGGTGCCATCGTGGTGGTGGCCAATGCAGGGTCACTCCCCTGCGGCCATCCCCTTCCCCACAAGGCATCAGGCCCGACATCGCTGTAGACCCAAGCCAGGTCTTTAGGGAAGAGGAGCCGGCGTTTCCCAGGAGtgtgccaggagctgcccctgTCCTGAGGCTTCGGTTCAGCCCCTGGAGGAGTGGGTGACAGCGGGGGCTCTCCCGGCGGTGGGAGATCCCATGCTCGCAGGCGTGTGCCTGCCGCAGCCATGGCCCGGGCTGAGGGTGGTTGGtgtctttgtatttatttaaggACTGAAGTGTAGCTGAGTCTCTCTGGTTTTATCCTCAAAGCTGCTTTCccaggggtggcctctgtgtgGGGACGGGGAGGGatgccagggctgctgctccccATGTGCTCAGGTGGAGCCACAGGGCCAGAGTCAGCACAGTGGGAACCCCAGGATCTATTGCCCCAAGTGCAGACCCCCCATCTCCCACTGGGTGCTGGgatccctccctcccctctcctacCCCCCACCTTTGCCAGGCCAGGGGAACCCCTGCTCCCCCTTCTGCCTTGCCCTGCAGCAGTGGCCTTAGGCCCCATCTTCCAAATTGCACAGAGCAAATCTTGCTCCAGGAAAACAagtctggagggggaaaaaaatacaacaccCACCCTATTTCTGTAAGCGTGGCTGTCACGTGCATGACAGCCAGAGCCACAGCACCCTGGCATGTGACTCACAGGGGGCTGGGCCCTgcttccccctcccagccccttttgccctgctgtgctctgcacccaCCACCTGCCCATCCTCTCCCCAAAGGCTGGGCTGTGATGATAAACCCCTGTTTGCAGttgccctgaaaaaaaaaaaaaaagtttttccagGCTGGCTGCTCTGCCCCCCACTCTTTCCCCCCCCACCATCCCTGCCCAAGAAGTGGGGCTGTGTGTTTGCAGAGCCTTTATTTGGTATTTCTATGGTGGGGAGCGAGGGGCTGGCTGCCCCTGGCCAGGAGAGGAGCACGTCTCTGGGCCAGGACCACGGGCAGCTTGAATGCACTGAAGAGCTGCTCCGTGCCCGGCAGGATCAGGCCAGGCCCGCCCCACGCCGGGGGCTTTCGGGCCGAGCCTTCATGGAGACATGGTCGTCTGCTCCGGGGGCAGCCAGCCCCTGCATCCTCCCGCTGCCTGGCAAGGCAGGATGGAGGAGCAGGGGGGCAAGCTGGGGGCCAGGAGGAGATGTCAGCACTGGGGGTGGAGGTGGGACACAGGATTACTGGGAAATGTCCCCCTCCCATTGCTGAGGTCTCTGCCACAGGGTTGCCCAGCCCAGTATCCCGGCTGGGGGGTGCCAGAGATGGGAGCAATGGAGGGGGCAGCGTGGGGGTTTGGTGtttgcctcctgctgctggggagcatcctggggtggggatgggacAGCGAGCAGCCCTGCAGCAACCAGGGGGGGAGGCCGGCAGGAGGGAGAAGCCACCCCTCAGGCTGGTGGCCCCAGCCTCTACTGGTCCTggtcctcctgctgctgctgctgctgcctcatgtAGGCGATGATGTCGTTCTTCACGACGGCGATGTTGGCGCGGTGGTACCAGCGCATGACGGGCACGCCGTCAGGGCCCACCAGAAACTTCTCGAAGTTCCACTTGATGTCGTGGTTCCGCAGAGGCTCCCAGAAGAGGTTCTTGGGGTTCCCAAACTCCTCCGCCACCGGGGGACAGGCATTCTGCAACAAGGGGGCCAGGGCATCACTGCCGTGCCCCCCGCCCTGAAAAAATAAGCTGGGTGCTGCCACCTCATCCCCACCTTGCCATGGCACCCACCTTCAGGAAGGTGTAGACCTTCTGCTCCTTGGCCCCATTCACGTCCCCTTTCTGGAAGAGCTGGAAGTTGGGGACGAAGCCACCCCCGGGCCGGACATACCTGTAAGGGATGAGCAGGTTGTCATGCAACGTGCAGCTCAATGCTGCACAGGGGTAGTGGGGGAACCCCAAGTCCCCCGTGCTTTTGGGGGCCACAGCCCCAGGTTGGGAGGGGGGTCAGgtgccctgcagcccctgccacAGTACTCACTTCAGCGCGGGGAGGATCTCTGAGTTCTGGCCGGGTTCCTGTTTCCCAAATTGGTTGGAGGGGAAGCCCAGGACAACGAGCCCGTAGGGCCCCAGCTCATTTTGTAGTGCATTCAGTTCTGCAAGCAAGCAGAGCCAGGGATGGGTCAGCAGGGGCCTGGCCTTACCCCCACACCTGCACTGACAGCCTCGGAGCATCCCCTGGGGAGCAGGCATTACTCcttcccccagcaccccggggcaGGACAGACCATGGGTGCACGCCTGGGTGACATCGCCTGCTCCTTGGCTGCCTGCCCTGTCCCTCTGGGGTGCCTGTGTCCCATGGGACCCTTACCAAGGTACTGCAGGGTGAGGCCTCAGTACGTGGCCACGTTGACGAAGAGCACCATCTTCCCCGCGTAGTTCCTGAAGGGGACATACTCGTCCCCGTCGATGGTCAGGGCCCCGTAGTCGTAGATGGTGCCTTGCACCGAGCCGTAGCATTTCACCTGTGGGGCGAGGAGCATCCCATGAGATCAAGCTGGGGGCTTCCAACCACCCCACTCACCCGCCCCACAGCCACCCACGCCCACCGGAGCCGTGGGTCCAGCCCTGGCGCTGGCTGAGGTGGCAGCTGCCGGCGTTGTGTCTCCTTCCCCGAATGCCGCTGGCAGCAGCCAGGCTCCGGCGTGCCAAGGTCGCCGTGGTGGGATGGGCTGGCTTCTGCATGCACATGCGTGTACACACATGTGGACGCCTGGCCAAgggggctggctgcagctggagggatGTTTACCCGGCCAGGGTCAGGCAGGAAGGCGAGAGGCTGGAAAACAGCCTGAGCTGGTGTGTCAGCACAGGGGGAGACCAGCCCCAGCCTCCCCGGGGCCGTGGGTTGGCAGGACCCCACCACCCCTGCACACACCCCTCCCGGGGTGCCCAGGAGCAGCACCGGCTGCTGTGCCGTGGCCGAGCCGGGCCCAAGCAAGAGAAGGATCAAGGCTGGGTCAGACCCGTGCAGGGAAGGGCCGGGGTGGAGCAGCCTCTGCTTGCGGTGCTGCAGGGGTTAACCCAGGGGACCATATCTCCTGTTCCCATCAGGGGACCCAGGCTCACCCAGGTGCCACCGAGGGGCTATtctgggagctggcaggagatAAAGTCACAGGGGCTCTGCCCGAGGAGCTCAGCCTCCATGGGGCTGGATCCTGGTGGCAGGGCTCTGCTTCGCTGGCCGGGGGTCCAGGGGTGACAGTCAcctctgcccactgcctgccgGGCTGTGGGGAACACAGAAGCCCCCGCACCCTCCAAACATGGGTGCACCCCCCTGGACACTGTGCAGGGAACAACAGCCCCGTGCTCTGCCCCTATGGGGGTCACTGGAGGCGGGGACAAGGCTCTGTCCCCCTCTGTCCCCAACCCCAGGACAGCAATTCCCCCTTTGCAAGAATTAGCTCAGAAAAATCCCCCCCGTGATCCAGGCACCGGGACCAGGGGGGTGTCACAGGGCCACCGTGCCCCACTCCTGCCCCTGGGAGCTCTGCAGCAAGCCTTGGGGACAGGCGGGTCCCCAGGGTgccacaccccccctccccactccccgcAGCCCCCGTGGgggtctccccccccccccccgtctcctcttaccttctccctctcctggctctgccccGGCTGGACGAGCCCAGCCAAGAAAAGGGGCAAAATCCAGGCGTTTCGGGACCAGCCCCCCATGGCCGGGGCGGACGTGGGGTGCAGGTACCCCTCCTCACACCCCCGGGGGAGAGCGGTGGGGGGGAGGACACACCTCTCCCTGTCGCCTTCTGCCACCTCCGAGCCCGACAGCCGAGAAATAGCTGCTGGGCTGAGCCGGGGGGGAGCCAATCGCCGGGAGGAAGGACGGGCCGAGGGCTGCGTTAACCGTGTGGGCCCTGGGACGGACACCACGCCGGCGGGGACAGGGGGGGCagtgaggggaggaggggggtgacAGTGCCATGCTGGCACCTCGGCGTGGCAGGGACGTGGGACACCCGCGAAGACACGGGGCAGCCGCATGTGCCGGGGTTTATGCAACGTGTTCTATGAACTGAGCACCTGGGGATTAAACCCACACGGTGGGAGAGGTGCCAGGCAATGTTCCCTCCCTGCGCAGGGCACCCAGATGAGGTGAcatcccccccacacccccaatgGGGTGCTGGGACCCGAGGAGCAGGGACCAAaccagcagcatccctggggaGGCTGAGCTGGGGTCCGGTGTCCCCCCCTCCCACGGCTGTGCTGCTCACGGGTGGGGAAGGGTTGATGAAGCTTCGGTCCTTTGCAGCCCAGAAAATTAGGGTGATCCTAGAAGCACCCCTGGAGTAGGATCCCTCCCAgggtggggggctgtgctggggctgggggggccgtaGCCCCATGGTGACCCCGCTGTGGCCAAGGGCAGGGCACTGCTGTCCCTTAGCCCTTGGTGGCCCCAGGGGCAGGAGTTTCCAGGGCTCTGTTTGCATACCCGGGGAATGCAAACATTTACCCTGGGCTGGCTCCAAGGGAAATATCCGTGGTGAGGTGTAAATTCcctgaaatgctgcaaaaaaatTAGTTGATAGGAGAATTAACTGtctggaggagagctggggggAGGCTGTGGTTTGGGGTGCGGGACAGAGGGCAGGACGGGGCGGCAGCGGGTGAGCCCCTGGGGGACCATGGGTGCCAGGACTAGGTTTGGCTTTACTAGAAAGCAGGGCCAGGCCTGCCAGGGCGCTGTCACCGAGCCGGCTGCTGGGGAcgctgccagggaaggggagtGGGGCCGTGGGCTTGGGGGAGGCTGGGAGCGATCTCCCATCCCGTGTCCTTCTCTGGCAGGAACACCATGTCCTGAGAAAGGCTGATGATGTTTTCAGGCTCCGAGTACAGCCTCAGCTGACATGGGAGGGCAGGGGATCGGGCACATCCCCCAGGCACCCGGGGAACCCACAGAACGGCGGAGTTGCAGGTCCCTCCATCACGGGCAGTGTTTCCCAAAGCTTTAAACCTGCATTGCTACTGGAGAAGTGGCTTAGCCCTGCCCTGGCGTGGGTCTCCGGGTGGTATGGGGTGCTCCCCAAGGTCCAGGCAAACCCCCGAGATgttcagctgctgcctggggattGCCCTGAGCCCAACACAACACGTCAACGGCTGGGCTGGCCGCAGGGATGCTTCAGTCCCCTCTCACAGATGTGGCCATGGGTGGCATGAGGTGGCTCCTTGCCAAAACTGGGGAGCCTGTGGGAGCCAAAACCAGGGGCTCGACCCTCCCCACCCACTTCCCAGACTCTGGAGAGATTTGGGGCTACAGGGCCatggggctgcagctcctggctgaCACGCTGCCTGCACCTCGCTGCATCTTGCATCTGACAGGGACTGGTGTGTGCCCGGCACGGTGCCACGCTCCTCAGCACGGTGCCATGCTCCCCAGCGAGCTCATGGTGCTGACCCCGGCCAGGGCTTGAGCCACCTCCCAGGACAGAGCCTGGGAGCTGCTTGGGGCTGTGCTCCCTCCGCCCGTAGTTCCCACCATGGAAACAGCCACCCCCTTGTAATTATATCCCCTAATTCCCTGCATGGGGCTCTGGTGGCTTTCCCGTGGTTAACAGGGACTTGGGGCCGGGAGGAGCAGTGCGGCAAGTGGAATGGTGGCACAGTGTAGTTGTGTCCCTTCCACGTGTCCCTGACCCCCACCACACGCAGCAAAAGGCTGAGCCACTTCTGAATTGTGTTTttgtaaaaccaaaataaaaataagggaaccCTTTCTCCAAGACCCCTCTCCTTGGGTCCTGGTGCCAAATTGGCCTTGGTGGAGTTGGGGAACGAGGGAAAATTTAACGAGACACGGTCAATGGACCCCACCTCTGCCACTGAGCTTCCATGGGACCCTGGGCATGTCACCCAGTGTCCCCGCTATGCCGTGCCATGCCAGAGGCAGCACGGGAGACCCGAGGGTGCCGGGGGCTCCAGCAAGACTGTCTGAGGGCAGTGTGCTGCTCCACCCGGATGGATCAGGGTCCCCCACCCCAAACGGCAGGCACACTGGGCGGGCTGACCCTCGTACGAGCCTCCCTCTTCAGTTGTTTTTCCACCAGAGCCGGGCTGGAGCCAGCCCCCGCCTGCTGCAGATGTTTGGCAGGAGTCCGGGGACGGGAGGTCAGGCGCTTCCAGCCCCCTGGCCGCCATGCTGCCGCTGCCACCAAcctccccagctgtccccaaACCACAGGCCGGGGGTTGCAGAGACCTCGCGCCAGGCtgcagggccatggtgagcacaGGGAACGTGAAACCAGCGGTAGGAACCATGTACTGGTGGTACATACAAGCCCAGAGCTGAGTGAGGAGCTTCTTCCATGCAGAGTGACAGGCACAGTGCCAGCAGCATGCCAGGGATGGCAGGGAGGGGCTCAGGCAGCGGCAGGCAGCATcaccccagctggcagcagcgCTGCTTTCCTTCTGGCAGCCTGGCATGGCATCAATCCCGGGGCAACCTCTGAACTTTTGTTCTAGGTGTGCAACAGGAGGCGAAAGCAAAACAAGCTTTGTCGGGCGAG
This window contains:
- the TNIP1 gene encoding TNFAIP3-interacting protein 1 isoform X1, with translation MEGRGPYRIYDPGGGSEENASTAFERLVEENTRLKEKMQGIKSIGELLEESQVEASKLRQKAEDLVKDNKMLMASSSLEDLVETGAVGPDPSSTRAAPGSAQPDTEARKSPPSSSSSEFEIVAVEAQGFPQESGRADLEQPPNEDANLLPQLQQLESTLSGCAKEASKDQVFVRMGYMASELKRLASKVHKNEQRTSFLQTLCETLHSENKELRTKLERDLEQRNQALEKLRCENQELRRMVTLSSQDSGKREAAEQQQQSGATVEKAPGRGELEAKEKKVKILEHQRRELLEVNKQWDQHFRAMKQKYEQKVTDLHQELAEARRALTELESEREQKQRDFDRKLLLAKSRIETEEAEKERLAMEVRDLQQRMRFLQEQLAPVTRQREYQEKEIQRLNKALEEALNVQASPPPIFASTMEPVGKVPQQELLTQNELLKQQVKIFEEDFQRERSDRERMNEEKEELKQQLEKLQKQLVLSNNQLRASKDDCQREKEEKEKLKKLLKQHKQASGERLHPEPLPGPLGPACPMYQYQYSPPVAHPMYHGFDEWQQIRYPPAMPGEHTPGQNFHHFPPPEYPWRPPCAMARSQNAQAVAGVKPVPKDLGRSRITLMPRTGCAAIPAEEE
- the TNIP1 gene encoding TNFAIP3-interacting protein 1 isoform X3 gives rise to the protein MEGRGPYRIYDPGGGSEENASTAFERLVEENTRLKEKMQGIKSIGELLEESQVEASKLRQKAEDLVKDNKMLMASSSLEDLVETGAVGPDPSSTRAAPGSAQPDTEARKSPPSSSSSEFEIVAVEAQGFPQESGRADLEQPPNEDANLLPQLQQLESTLSGCAKEASKDQVFVRMGYMASELKRLASKVHKNEQRTSFLQTLCETLHSENKELRTKLERDLEQRNQALEKLRCENQELRRMVTLSSQDSGKREAAEQQQQSGATVEKAPGRGELEAKEKKVKILEHQRRELLEVNKQWDQHFRAMKQKYEQKVTDLHQELAEARRALTELESEREQKQRDFDRKLLLAKSRIETEEAEKERLAMEVRDLQQRMRFLQEQLAPVTRQREYQEKEIQRLNKALEEALNVQASPPPIFASTMEPVGKVPQQELLTQNELLKQQVKIFEEDFQRERSDRERMNEEKEELKQQLEKLQKQLVLSNNQLRASKDDCQREKEEKEKLKKLLKQHKQASGERLHPEPLPGPLGPACPMYQYQYSPPVAHPMYHGFDEWQQIRYPPAMPGEHTPGQNFHHFPPPEYPWRPPCAMARSQNAQAVAGVKPVPKDLEQAGPGLP
- the TNIP1 gene encoding TNFAIP3-interacting protein 1 isoform X5 yields the protein MEGRGPYRIYDPGGGSEENASTAFERLVEENTRLKEKMQGIKSIGELLEESQVEASKLRQKAEDLVKDNKMLMASSSLEDLVETGAVGPDPSSTRAAPGSAQPDTEARKSPPSSSSSEFEIVAVEAQGFPQESGRADLEQPPNEDANLLPQLQQLESTLSGCAKEASKDQVFVRMGYMASELKRLASKVHKNEQRTSFLQTLCETLHSENKELRTKLERDLEQRNQALEKLRCENQELRRMVTLSSQDSGKREAAEQQQLLEVNKQWDQHFRAMKQKYEQKVTDLHQELAEARRALTELESEREQKQRDFDRKLLLAKSRIETEEAEKERLAMEVRDLQQRMRFLQEQLAPVTRQREYQEKEIQRLNKALEEALNVQASPPPIFASTMEPVGKVPQQELLTQNELLKQQVKIFEEDFQRERSDRERMNEEKEELKQQLEKLQKQLVLSNNQLRASKDDCQREKEEKEKLKKLLKQHKQASGERLHPEPLPGPLGPACPMYQYQYSPPVAHPMYHGFDEWQQIRYPPAMPGEHTPGQNFHHFPPPEYPWRPPCAMARSQNAQAVAGVKPVPKDLGRSRITLMPRTGCAAIPAEEE
- the TNIP1 gene encoding TNFAIP3-interacting protein 1 isoform X4, which translates into the protein MEGRGPYRIYDPGGGSEENASTAFERLVEENTRLKEKMQGIKSIGELLEESQVEASKLRQKAEDLVKDNKMLMASSSLEDLVETGAVGPDPSSTRAAPGSAQPDTEARKSPPSSSSSEFEIVAVEAQGFPQESGRADLEQPPNEDANLLPQLQQLESTLSGCAKEASKDQVFVRMGYMASELKRLASKVHKNEQRTSFLQTLCETLHSENKELRTKLERDLEQRNQALEKLRCENQELRRMVTLSSQDSGKREAAEQQQSGATVEKAPGRGELEAKEKKVKILEHQRRELLEVNKQWDQHFRAMKQKYEQKVTDLHQELAEARRALTELESEREQKQRDFDRKLLLAKSRIETEEAEKERLAMEVRDLQQRMRFLQEQLAPVTRQREYQEKEIQRLNKALEEALNVQASPPPIFASTMEPVGKVPQQELLTQNELLKQQVKIFEEDFQRERSDRERMNEEKEELKQQLEKLQKQLVLSNNQLRASKDDCQREKEEKEKLKKLLKQHKQASGERLHPEPLPGPLGPACPMYQYQYSPPVAHPMYHGFDEWQQIRYPPAMPGEHTPGQNFHHFPPPEYPWRPPCAMARSQNAQAVAGVKPVPKDLEQAGPGLP
- the TNIP1 gene encoding TNFAIP3-interacting protein 1 isoform X2, producing the protein MEGRGPYRIYDPGGGSEENASTAFERLVEENTRLKEKMQGIKSIGELLEESQVEASKLRQKAEDLVKDNKMLMASSSLEDLVETGAVGPDPSSTRAAPGSAQPDTEARKSPPSSSSSEFEIVAVEAQGFPQESGRADLEQPPNEDANLLPQLQQLESTLSGCAKEASKDQVFVRMGYMASELKRLASKVHKNEQRTSFLQTLCETLHSENKELRTKLERDLEQRNQALEKLRCENQELRRMVTLSSQDSGKREAAEQQQSGATVEKAPGRGELEAKEKKVKILEHQRRELLEVNKQWDQHFRAMKQKYEQKVTDLHQELAEARRALTELESEREQKQRDFDRKLLLAKSRIETEEAEKERLAMEVRDLQQRMRFLQEQLAPVTRQREYQEKEIQRLNKALEEALNVQASPPPIFASTMEPVGKVPQQELLTQNELLKQQVKIFEEDFQRERSDRERMNEEKEELKQQLEKLQKQLVLSNNQLRASKDDCQREKEEKEKLKKLLKQHKQASGERLHPEPLPGPLGPACPMYQYQYSPPVAHPMYHGFDEWQQIRYPPAMPGEHTPGQNFHHFPPPEYPWRPPCAMARSQNAQAVAGVKPVPKDLGRSRITLMPRTGCAAIPAEEE
- the GPX3 gene encoding glutathione peroxidase 3 isoform X2 — protein: MCVHACACRSQPIPPRRPWHAGAWLLPAAFGEGDTTPAAATSASARAGPTAPVKCYGSVQGTIYDYGALTIDGDEYVPFRNYAGKMVLFVNVATYUGLTLQYLELNALQNELGPYGLVVLGFPSNQFGKQEPGQNSEILPALKYVRPGGGFVPNFQLFQKGDVNGAKEQKVYTFLKNACPPVAEEFGNPKNLFWEPLRNHDIKWNFEKFLVGPDGVPVMRWYHRANIAVVKNDIIAYMRQQQQQQEDQDQ
- the GPX3 gene encoding glutathione peroxidase 3 isoform X1; the protein is MGGWSRNAWILPLFLAGLVQPGQSQEREKVKCYGSVQGTIYDYGALTIDGDEYVPFRNYAGKMVLFVNVATYUGLTLQYLELNALQNELGPYGLVVLGFPSNQFGKQEPGQNSEILPALKYVRPGGGFVPNFQLFQKGDVNGAKEQKVYTFLKNACPPVAEEFGNPKNLFWEPLRNHDIKWNFEKFLVGPDGVPVMRWYHRANIAVVKNDIIAYMRQQQQQQEDQDQ